The Anas platyrhynchos isolate ZD024472 breed Pekin duck chromosome 8, IASCAAS_PekinDuck_T2T, whole genome shotgun sequence region aatgatttttctaaTACGTCAGCTTTCCTCTATTGTCGCTGTAAAGCTGCAGCTATATTTCAGGAAGGCAAATGCTAATGTTTACACTGCTTTATGAAATGTAGATCCCAAACTCATTAGTCTTAAATTACTACCTATGGCTATATGGAAGATCCTAAATGACTGGCTTTGTGTGTAGGTGTTAACAGCAAGTGTGGAATTGGTGTCTGAATGTAAATGCAAGTTTTTTATGGTCTAAGAGTGAAGAACAAcagagtttttaaaaagttagcCTTTCTTCTTCAACCAGTATCTCATTTTTCCAGCTGACTCTGTCCAGCATGTTTGAGATTGAACATTCAGTCAAGTTTGAACAGAAAGAGTCTTTATTGTACATTGAAGGGTTAATAGCAAAGTCAAGGAAGAATTGGCTACAAGAACatagctttaaaagaaaaaaagggtttCTGCTAAAACTTTAGGCGCGGGCCCAGAAAGCACTTCAACATGCACTTAACTTAAAGTATGTGAATTGACTCAATTCCTGAAATCAGTCAGATTCAGTTTCAAGTATATAAATGCCCAAGCCCAAGTATATAAATGCTTTTGCTGAAATGCTGATGGTTCCTGCGTATATTTATATCTAACACATACTACTTTTATCTGATCTTGTGCAGAGGGTAAAAAGTAATTCTAAATTTAGTTTTGGAGCAGAGTACAGAGTAAGATTAAGCATTTTTCAGCCCTGAACTGTGCAGATGTTGGGATACTGGTGTTAGGATACTGAACTGGGGCTGCTGCGCTAGTGCCTATCTCTCACAGGTTCCCTGCCACATGGGtgtgcagccccaggagctctCGTATAGGTTTGCAGGGCTTTCAGACTTCCTGTGTGAAAagatcttttatttaaaaacacgtgttcagctttgtttttctaacaCCTTTTTACTGTCATTTCTTTCCCAGAGTAAGGCTAAGGAGTTGCCTCTTTCCGCTGTGCGCTTCATGGAAGAACTTGGTGAATGTGCTTTTGGCAAAATCTACAAGGGACATCTCTACCTTCCAGGCATGGATCATGCTCAACTTGTTGCTATCAAGACCCTAAAGGACTTTAACAACCCCCAGCAGTGGGCAGAGTTCCAGCAAGAAGCATCTCTCATGGCCGAGCTCCATCACCCTAACATCGTTTGCCTCTTAGGTGTTGTGACCCAGGAACAACCTGTCTGCATGCTCTTCGAGTACATGAACCAAGGAGACCTACACGAGTTCCTCATCATGCGATCGCCACATTCAGATGTTGGGTGTAGCAGTGACGAGGACGGGACAGTAAAATCCAGCCTGGACCACGGGGATTTCCTACATATTGCAGTCCAGATTGCAGCGGGGATGGAGTACTTATCAAGTCATTTTTTTGTCCATAAAGATCTTGCTACTCGGAACATTTTAATTGGAGAACAACTTCATGTGAAAATTTCTGACCTTGGACTCTCAAGAGAAATCTACTCGGCAGATTATTACAGAGTTCAAAACAAATCTCTCTTGCCAATTCGCTGGATGCCACCAGAGGCCATTATGTACGGCAAATTCTCTTCTGATTCAGATATTTGGTCATTTGGAGTCGTTTTATGGGAGATATTCAGCTTTGGACTTCAACCGTATTATGGATTTAGTAATCAAGAAGTCATCGAGATGATCAGGAAAAGACAACTGCTGCCATGCTCTGAAGACTGTCCTCCTAGAATGTATAGCCTGATGACAGAGTGCTGGCATGATCTGCCATCTCGGAGGCCACGATTTAAAGAAATCCGTGCCAGGCTGCGCTCCTGGGAGGGCCTTTCAAGTCACACTAGTTCTACCACCCCCTCAGGTGGGAATGCCACCACGCAAACAACTTCCCTCAGTGCAAGTCCAGTGAGTAACCTAAGTAATCCTAGGTACCCTAACTACATGTTTCCAGCCCAAGGTATACCACAAGGCCAAATTGCCGGGTTCATAGGACCACCAATACCTCAAAACCAACGATATATTCCGATCAATGGGTACCCGATTCCACCAGGATATGCTGCTTTCCCAGCTGCCCACTATCAGCCGCAAGGTCCACCCCGGGTGATCCAGCACTGCCCTCCTCCAAAGAGTCGCTCTCCCAGCAGTGCCAGTGGGTCGACCAGCACAGGTCACGTCACTAGTTTGCCGTCTTCAGGATCCAACCAGGAAGCAAATATCCCTTTGCTATCTCATATGTCAATTCCTAGTCATCCGGGAGGGATCGGTATAACAGTTTTTGGAAACAAAACTCAAAAACCATACAAAATAGACTCTAAGCAGTCTTCCCTTTTAggagactccagcatccatggaCCTAACGAATCTATGATTTCAGCTGAATTGTAAATAAGCGAGGCCTTTGTAAATATAACTATTTACAATACAAACTAGAATGTCGTAGAAAAGAtttatattcaaatattttattaaagattCTCCTGGTTGTTTAACAGACATTGCAGCAAGTATCTTCTGTGAAGTTTAACTGCTTAACAGGATGGGCAGACTCAACCAGACAAAGATCATTGTGGTATGAATACCCAGCTTTGTGAATGGACTCATTGTTTCGTTAAGTGCCACCGACAACtcaaaaaggggagggggagattttttagaataaaaacattttatcatatgctttttcacagctttttaaGCATCTGATGTGGTTTAAATCACAGAAACTTTTTTAtactgaaaacatattttaatatttgtctCTTTTTAGGAGATGCAAATATTCGGCGATTTACTGGGTGTGCAATTTCAGTTCCAATAGctagttaaaatatttgtaaattttGCAGTCAAGGATTATGTTTCAAGTATGTGATCTGAGAGCTGAATAATTTACTTCAGGTAGGATTTTGGTCTTTTGTTAAGTTGGGAGTCTGAGTTCAGATTCAGACCAAAAAAGTCTTTTTATATGACAGCACAATAGTTTGAGTTATTGACTTGCAGTCTACAAAAATCATCCGATATTGGCTGCTAAAGATGGCTGGAGTTGTAAGAAATTGCcttaaaggaaatgaaattaaagtattttaatttcagaaccTGGATCAACTTATTCAAAGATAACATTTCATAATTTTTATACGTAGTTAAAGTGGAAATTTTATATCCTTTTGTTGCTATGCAACTGTTTAATGGAAAGGCTCCAAACCACAATTTTATATATGACAATCAGTTTTCCCAGGAATATTTATTGTTTCAGATCGATACGTAATTTCAGTGATTATGACTCCAGTAACCCCAAAGAAGGGAAACTCACATTCCATCAGGCAGCAAATCCATTGATAGCAATTTAGTCTATCAATTCTAATAATGTGAATTAGTGTTAATTTTCATCCTAGAAATATCACTTGTGTAATTACTAAAGTTCATTCAGGTATAAGCAATCTAGATTATTCATTTGAAACCACTTTAATGAGTTACAAAAGTGCTGTGTACATTATGGTTTTTCACACTCTCTTTTGTACTGAATAGTATTTTTTATTGTACACAATGAAAACAATCTTTTGCTCAGTTGACAATGTTGTATAATAtgactttatttttatcttttgcaCAAAAGTGTGATGGTGTTTTGTACAGCAGAAGTGAAAATACATCTCTGCATTTTATATCTTggtctgtttctttttatttttaacctgatGTAGATGTTCTTGAAATATATTATGGTGATATTCAGCCACTACcttatacaaatatttttctttattttcactgCATGCATTTAATCACTGTATTACTTGATGATTGTTTTATTAATTATGGGCATTTCAATTAGGCAAGcatgaaaatgtaattacaaAGGCTATTTTATAATTAAGATATGTGCATTTTTGTATTTCACATGCCAGAGATGATATTAAACACTGATTATTTTATGCTGCTGTTtattaaaacattgttttaacGTAAACACATCAGTATTTCCTCCATCTTGGCAAAAGATATTTGAAAATTTAGTATTTGACAGAGAGCTAATATCTGCCCACCTAGCTCTGGTAGGGAGTCTGCTGAGAGGCTCCCTTGAAGAAGACACGAGAGTTTTGAGAACAACAGTTGCAGACAGGTTACTCAGGCTTAGCTGAACACTTGATTGTGCACGTATTTGCAGGGCACCCAGAAGAAGTTTTTGCTCTCTTTGCTGTGCTCTCGTAGGTGCAGTTTAGCTCAGTACCGAGCACCGCCCTTTCAGCTCCTTGCTTAGGTTTTACGTCCTGGTGCCTGTGAgctgttgtgttgtgttgtatTGCAGCGGCAGCCAGAGTCCAAATGTCTCCATTGCATAAGCTTGAAACTAGTTACAGGTTAAAAACAATCAGTAATTAAACAGCAAGGGCTTTTGTGACTTCTGAGATACTTTAAGCATCTAAGGTGTCACCTTCCATGTGGATCAAAGTTAGATCTGTTGTGAAAATATGTTACATGCTAGGTAGAATTCAATTCTGAAGTTTCAGACAATAATTACATCTTACTAACTTTTATATCTGCATCAGGTTACCAGACTTTCAGATGCTAAAAACTTAGTTTTGAGCAGAGATGTTTTACAGGTCTGGATGAGATGTTTTCTCTCTGAGCTGTAGCTGTTAAGTGACCAGTGGCTAGGGAATTGCTTTCGCACTCATTTACACACACAGTTTTGTAGCACTCACTTGGTGTCTTGATCAGTAGACAGTCACTGTATTGTCATTCTTGAaccattttttcctctatgGACTCCTGCATACTTGCTTGAGTGATTGCATCAGTGCAGACAATTCTTGTGCATCCTAGGCATCAAACacacagagaaggaagaagccATTTTTTTTCACCAGTGTCATATTATGACATTTCTTACCCAATACCATTAAGAGCTTGAAATTTCACCAATGAGAGTTAGTCTGCCACTTCATAACTATCTAGTTTCATAAAAAGAATTAGCTATATGCAGCCAAGCAGGTTTGTGGTCCTTAGATTAGGCTGCTGTTGCAAAATCTTCattaaagaacattttgtaAATGAAGGCAATAGAGAAAAAAGAATCTTTGCACCATGGATGATACACAGTATATGGAAAAACACAGTTAAAAAAGATACAGAGATACCATGGTCAATGATCTCAAAATATCTGCTAAGCATGGTCAAGCAGCAGCCTTCacttaatgaagaaaatgaaaatatcttcAAGAGGCCCTCGTTGCTTCGTCAGGCTGGAAGAGACAGCAGTGGAACCAGCTCACAAGCCAGTTGGAATAGCAAGTGATGTATGTCCTATCAGAACAAATTTGAACATATGAGACATAATgccatatttaaattaaattctgtGACGACAAGCATGAAACTTAAACCACGCTCACATCAATGCTGTACGTACTGCCATGGGATTGCTGTCTTATGTACGTTAACTGTAGCTGCAAATCTGCACACTTAACTTTAGTCATCTGGATAGGACAGCAGTAACCCAAGACTAATACTGAATGTGGTCCCTCACACACCTTGTGGTTCTATGTTGAAAAAGGAGCTTTGGTGCAAGCTCACTCACAGATCAGtttagtttgtttatttattttttttccctttgtttcaaAGCAAGCTGGATCCTTAAGGTTAAATAGACTCACGGTtaggagatggaaagcagcaCTGAACAATACACCTGAAAACTCTTAGGAAGACCTCTTCCTgcccttctctttctccctctctcagtGGGTGAAGTTTGTGAACCGTGAGGCTGAAATCACAGTCTTGGCTCAGAAACAATGCTTAGGGAACAAATGCTgaagcagagaggcaggaatTCATCAGGGGGAgattagaggggaaaaataagtcTTCTAAAAACCAATTAGATAACATGGAAAAGAGATGTTGccagaaatgaaagaattacTCCTCAGGTGGGAATGCAGACATACAGATAAAAGGTATTTTCATGGCAAACGAAATAAGAGGGAATTTTCCAGATTCCTCATGCTAAATGCAAGAATCATCTTACCTTGTTCCTTCAAAGAGACGGACAGCCAAGGCTGTTGGAAATGTAATAACAGACTGAGAAGCTCTAGAGATTTGGAAG contains the following coding sequences:
- the ROR1 gene encoding inactive tyrosine-protein kinase transmembrane receptor ROR1 isoform X3, coding for MPTSSWNISSELDKDYFLTLDEPMNNITTTLGQTAELHCKVSGNPPPTVRWLKNDAPVVQEPRRISFRATSYGSRLRIRNLDTTDTGYFQCVATNGRKTVSTTGVLFVKFGPPPTASPGSSDEYEEDGFCQPYRGIACARFIGNRTIYMESLHMQGEIENQITAAFTMIGTSSHLSDKCSQFAIPSLCHYAFPYCDETSPAPKPRDLCRDECEILENVLCQTEYIFARSNPMILMRLKLPNCEDLPQPDSPEAVNCIRIGIPMADPINKNHKCYNSTGVDYRGTVSVTRSGRQCQPWNSQYPHTHTFTAIRYPELNGGHSYCRNPGNQKDAPWCFTLDENFKSELCDVPACDSKDSKEKNKMEILYILVPSVTIPLAIALLFFFICICRNNQKSSSPPVQRQPKHVRGQNVEMSMLNAYKPKSKAKELPLSAVRFMEELGECAFGKIYKGHLYLPGMDHAQLVAIKTLKDFNNPQQWAEFQQEASLMAELHHPNIVCLLGVVTQEQPVCMLFEYMNQGDLHEFLIMRSPHSDVGCSSDEDGTVKSSLDHGDFLHIAVQIAAGMEYLSSHFFVHKDLATRNILIGEQLHVKISDLGLSREIYSADYYRVQNKSLLPIRWMPPEAIMYGKFSSDSDIWSFGVVLWEIFSFGLQPYYGFSNQEVIEMIRKRQLLPCSEDCPPRMYSLMTECWHDLPSRRPRFKEIRARLRSWEGLSSHTSSTTPSGGNATTQTTSLSASPVSNLSNPRYPNYMFPAQGIPQGQIAGFIGPPIPQNQRYIPINGYPIPPGYAAFPAAHYQPQGPPRVIQHCPPPKSRSPSSASGSTSTGHVTSLPSSGSNQEANIPLLSHMSIPSHPGGIGITVFGNKTQKPYKIDSKQSSLLGDSSIHGPNESMISAEL
- the ROR1 gene encoding inactive tyrosine-protein kinase transmembrane receptor ROR1 isoform X2 codes for the protein MPISVCSSCSKASSNPRSASGANSSVVADFMPTSSWNISSELDKDYFLTLDEPMNNITTTLGQTAELHCKVSGNPPPTVRWLKNDAPVVQEPRRISFRATSYGSRLRIRNLDTTDTGYFQCVATNGRKTVSTTGVLFVKFGPPPTASPGSSDEYEEDGFCQPYRGIACARFIGNRTIYMESLHMQGEIENQITAAFTMIGTSSHLSDKCSQFAIPSLCHYAFPYCDETSPAPKPRDLCRDECEILENVLCQTEYIFARSNPMILMRLKLPNCEDLPQPDSPEAVNCIRIGIPMADPINKNHKCYNSTGVDYRGTVSVTRSGRQCQPWNSQYPHTHTFTAIRYPELNGGHSYCRNPGNQKDAPWCFTLDENFKSELCDVPACDSKDSKEKNKMEILYILVPSVTIPLAIALLFFFICICRNNQKSSSPPVQRQPKHVRGQNVEMSMLNAYKPKSKAKELPLSAVRFMEELGECAFGKIYKGHLYLPGMDHAQLVAIKTLKDFNNPQQWAEFQQEASLMAELHHPNIVCLLGVVTQEQPVCMLFEYMNQGDLHEFLIMRSPHSDVGCSSDEDGTVKSSLDHGDFLHIAVQIAAGMEYLSSHFFVHKDLATRNILIGEQLHVKISDLGLSREIYSADYYRVQNKSLLPIRWMPPEAIMYGKFSSDSDIWSFGVVLWEIFSFGLQPYYGFSNQEVIEMIRKRQLLPCSEDCPPRMYSLMTECWHDLPSRRPRFKEIRARLRSWEGLSSHTSSTTPSGGNATTQTTSLSASPVSNLSNPRYPNYMFPAQGIPQGQIAGFIGPPIPQNQRYIPINGYPIPPGYAAFPAAHYQPQGPPRVIQHCPPPKSRSPSSASGSTSTGHVTSLPSSGSNQEANIPLLSHMSIPSHPGGIGITVFGNKTQKPYKIDSKQSSLLGDSSIHGPNESMISAEL
- the ROR1 gene encoding inactive tyrosine-protein kinase transmembrane receptor ROR1 isoform X1; its protein translation is MQQPPRPGGGDGSLLLLPLLLLLRAGSRAELPDATQGANSSVVADFMPTSSWNISSELDKDYFLTLDEPMNNITTTLGQTAELHCKVSGNPPPTVRWLKNDAPVVQEPRRISFRATSYGSRLRIRNLDTTDTGYFQCVATNGRKTVSTTGVLFVKFGPPPTASPGSSDEYEEDGFCQPYRGIACARFIGNRTIYMESLHMQGEIENQITAAFTMIGTSSHLSDKCSQFAIPSLCHYAFPYCDETSPAPKPRDLCRDECEILENVLCQTEYIFARSNPMILMRLKLPNCEDLPQPDSPEAVNCIRIGIPMADPINKNHKCYNSTGVDYRGTVSVTRSGRQCQPWNSQYPHTHTFTAIRYPELNGGHSYCRNPGNQKDAPWCFTLDENFKSELCDVPACDSKDSKEKNKMEILYILVPSVTIPLAIALLFFFICICRNNQKSSSPPVQRQPKHVRGQNVEMSMLNAYKPKSKAKELPLSAVRFMEELGECAFGKIYKGHLYLPGMDHAQLVAIKTLKDFNNPQQWAEFQQEASLMAELHHPNIVCLLGVVTQEQPVCMLFEYMNQGDLHEFLIMRSPHSDVGCSSDEDGTVKSSLDHGDFLHIAVQIAAGMEYLSSHFFVHKDLATRNILIGEQLHVKISDLGLSREIYSADYYRVQNKSLLPIRWMPPEAIMYGKFSSDSDIWSFGVVLWEIFSFGLQPYYGFSNQEVIEMIRKRQLLPCSEDCPPRMYSLMTECWHDLPSRRPRFKEIRARLRSWEGLSSHTSSTTPSGGNATTQTTSLSASPVSNLSNPRYPNYMFPAQGIPQGQIAGFIGPPIPQNQRYIPINGYPIPPGYAAFPAAHYQPQGPPRVIQHCPPPKSRSPSSASGSTSTGHVTSLPSSGSNQEANIPLLSHMSIPSHPGGIGITVFGNKTQKPYKIDSKQSSLLGDSSIHGPNESMISAEL